Proteins encoded by one window of Hylaeus volcanicus isolate JK05 chromosome 7, UHH_iyHylVolc1.0_haploid, whole genome shotgun sequence:
- the LOC128879346 gene encoding odorant receptor 4-like isoform X1 yields the protein MDAGVKSPCTISTSVKYGLHFAGIWPGTPFPGVHKFFWVTFMLIFQTYQYKYVIAHLKIDTLLETIDNLSIAMPFSLVCIKLIVAWTNHGVLTEILSTMKEDCRKYAVIDKNNFIPKTAQLSYRLTSLIMSVYVSSVVFYAAGAFASKPSNDSMPRELLLKMDLPFETRDSPIYEVVVSTQFLHQMTSAFTFGVFSAMLLMMTLHVGCQIDIICRTLKDSSRKKNQLRFFISRHQEIIHFTERIEKLFTYIALSQLVSNTLITCCLGFLIMVSLNAENGLPILIKSIMFYLSICLEAFIYCFAGEYLNTKSKMIGDAAYDSLWYDLYPSENRLLVILILRSQKGLTLTFGKFSKLSLESFTGIMKASASYMSVLLAMS from the exons atggaTGCAGGAGTGAAGTCACCCTGTACGATTAGCACGTCCGTTAAGTATGGTCTTCATTTTGCTGGCATTTGGCCTGGCACGCCTTTTCCAGGTGTACACAAATTCTTTTGGGTGACGTTTATGCTCATATTTCAAACGTATCAGTACAAATACGTTATCGCGCATTTAAAAATCGACACGCTGTTGGAGACGATAGATAATCTGAGCATCGCAATGCCGTTCAGTTTGGTGTGCATCAAGTTAATAGTCGCTTGGACCAATCATGG GGTGCTCACcgaaattttatcaacaatGAAAGAGGACTGTCGGAAGTACGCtgtgatcgataaaaataattttataccaaAAACAGCGCAGCTCTCTTATCGTTTAACAAGTCTAATTATGTCTGTCTACGTGTCGTCCGTGGTTTTTTACGCAGCTGGTGCATTTGCATCTAAACCGAGCAATGATTCCATGCCTCGAGAGCTTCTTCTCAAGATGGACTTACCCTTCGAGACCAGGGATTCCCCCATTTACGAGGTCGTCGTGTCTACACAGTTCCTCCACCAAATGACGTCTGCATTCACGTTTGGTGTCTTCAGCGCCATGCTGCTAATGATG ACACTTCATGTAGGCTGTCAAATTGACATAATCTGTCGGACACTAAAGGATTCGTCCAGAAAGAAAAACCAGTTGCGTTTCTTCATTAGCAGACATCAAGAGATCATCCACTTTACAgagagaattgaaaaattgttcacgtACATAGCGCTCAGTCAACTTGTGTCCAACACTCTAATCACCTGCTGTTTAGGATTCCTCATTATGGTT TCGTTGAACGCTGAAAATGGACTTCCTATACTGATCAAATCCATCATGTTTTATCTTTCCATTTGTTTAGAAgcgtttatttattgcttcgcTGGGGAATACCTCAATACCAAG AGCAAAATGATTGGTGACGCGGCATATGACTCACTGTGGTATGACTTATACCCCAGTGAAAATCGATTGTTAGTCATTTTAATACTGAGGTCACAAAAAGGGCTCACTCTTACTTTTgggaaattttcgaaactgtCTTTGGAAAGCTTCACGGGG ATTATGAAAGCTTCAGCATCTTACATGTCAGTACTACTCGCCATGTCTTGA
- the LOC128879346 gene encoding uncharacterized protein LOC128879346 isoform X2 — protein sequence MDAGVKSPCTISTSVKYGLHFAGIWPGTPFPGVHKFFWVTFMLIFQTYQYKYVIAHLKIDTLLETIDNLSIAMPFSLVCIKLIVAWTNHGVLTEILSTMKEDCRKYAVIDKNNFIPKTAQLSYRLTSLIMSVYVSSVVFYAAGAFASKPSNDSMPRELLLKMDLPFETRDSPIYEVVVSTQFLHQMTSAFTFGVFSAMLLMMTLHVGCQIDIICRTLKDSSRKKNQLRFFISRHQEIIHFTERIEKLFTYIALSQLVSNTLITCCLGFLIMVSLNAENGLPILIKSIMFYLSICLEAFIYCFAGEYLNTKVT from the exons atggaTGCAGGAGTGAAGTCACCCTGTACGATTAGCACGTCCGTTAAGTATGGTCTTCATTTTGCTGGCATTTGGCCTGGCACGCCTTTTCCAGGTGTACACAAATTCTTTTGGGTGACGTTTATGCTCATATTTCAAACGTATCAGTACAAATACGTTATCGCGCATTTAAAAATCGACACGCTGTTGGAGACGATAGATAATCTGAGCATCGCAATGCCGTTCAGTTTGGTGTGCATCAAGTTAATAGTCGCTTGGACCAATCATGG GGTGCTCACcgaaattttatcaacaatGAAAGAGGACTGTCGGAAGTACGCtgtgatcgataaaaataattttataccaaAAACAGCGCAGCTCTCTTATCGTTTAACAAGTCTAATTATGTCTGTCTACGTGTCGTCCGTGGTTTTTTACGCAGCTGGTGCATTTGCATCTAAACCGAGCAATGATTCCATGCCTCGAGAGCTTCTTCTCAAGATGGACTTACCCTTCGAGACCAGGGATTCCCCCATTTACGAGGTCGTCGTGTCTACACAGTTCCTCCACCAAATGACGTCTGCATTCACGTTTGGTGTCTTCAGCGCCATGCTGCTAATGATG ACACTTCATGTAGGCTGTCAAATTGACATAATCTGTCGGACACTAAAGGATTCGTCCAGAAAGAAAAACCAGTTGCGTTTCTTCATTAGCAGACATCAAGAGATCATCCACTTTACAgagagaattgaaaaattgttcacgtACATAGCGCTCAGTCAACTTGTGTCCAACACTCTAATCACCTGCTGTTTAGGATTCCTCATTATGGTT TCGTTGAACGCTGAAAATGGACTTCCTATACTGATCAAATCCATCATGTTTTATCTTTCCATTTGTTTAGAAgcgtttatttattgcttcgcTGGGGAATACCTCAATACCAAGGTTACCTAG
- the LOC128879345 gene encoding odorant receptor 82a-like — protein sequence MISIYSISYPVEIGLRLTGIWPSSHQNIFRFLWVVVMATAQISQYWYIIKHLNYNNFTKVVECVSTALPYSLFCFKLVTFWIKRGTFKNILTAMAMDWTNSSTGKLNSEVMINKANLSNRCSQLIMGVYILAVFLYSSVVVQFFLRVDDHDSDTNSRELLMKMEYPFASYSRPTYEYVLLVQFLQLLVTACGISMLDAFIITLVLHVGGQIELVHLTLADISPRQAKDGLPKCVIKQLFDRHKKIIIFTKDIENLFSYIALMQLLCNTLSICCIGFLMMVSLHSDKNVATLTKILFFYIAITLEAFIFCFAGEYLSTKSTSINSAAYNSVWYLLKPNDTRVILLLMLRSQKQLTISAGKFIDLSLEGFANILKTSASYMFVLYAMY from the exons ATGATATCTATCTACAGCATCAGTTACCCAGTAGAGATTGGTCTTCGATTGACTGGAATCTGGCCATCGTCTcatcaaaatatatttcgttttctttggGTGGTAGTAATGGCTACTGCGCAAATATCTCAATATTGGTACATAATAAAGCATCTcaattataacaattttacGAAAGTGGTGGAATGTGTCAGTACTGCGTTGCCCTACAGTTTGTTTTGCTTCAAACTGGTCACCTTTTGGATCAAACGTGG aacttttaagaatattttaacagCGATGGCCATGGATTGGACTAATTCTTCCACTGGAAAACTAAACAGCGAAGTGATGATAAACAAAGCTAATTTGTCGAATCGTTGCTCGCAACTAATTATGGGTGTCTACATCCTTGCGGTTTTTCTTTATAGCAGCGTGGTCGTCCAATTCTTCCTTAGGGTCGACGATCACGATTCCGATACGAATTCTCGTGAATtgttaatgaaaatggaatatCCATTTGCAAGTTATAGCAGGCCGACGTACGAATACGTGTTGCTCGTACAGTTTTTGCAATTATTAGTTACTGCCTGTGGCATTAGCATGTTGGATGCTTTCATAATAACCTTA GTATTACATGTTGGAGGCCAGATAGAACTAGTGCATCTAACTCTGGCAGATATCTCTCCAAGACAAGCAAAAGATGGACTGCCGAAATGTGTCATCAAGCAATTATTCGATAGacataagaaaattattatttttacaaaggaTATAGAAAATCTTTTTTCTTACATTGCTCTGATGCAATTGTTATGCAATACCCTCAGTATTTGTTGTATTGGCTTTTTAATGATGGTT TCGCTGCACTCGGACAAAAACGTCGCAACACtgacgaaaatattgtttttttatatcgcCATCACACTGGAAGCGTTTATCTTTTGTTTCGCTGGAGAGTATCTCAGCACCAAG agtACATCCATTAACAGTGCAGCGTATAACTCAGTTTGGTACCTTTTAAAGCCAAACGACACTCGTGTTATATTGCTTCTAATGTTAAGGTCGCAAAAGCAATTAACAATCTCTGCTGGAAAATTTATAGATTTGTCTTTGGAAGGGTTTGCAAAT ataCTGAAAACTTCTGCGTCATATATGTTTGTACTATATGCAATGTACTGA
- the LOC128879205 gene encoding electron transfer flavoprotein-ubiquinone oxidoreductase, mitochondrial isoform X2, which translates to MVRAIFYTSNSLQRWQWIFQRAYSQEKFPKITTHYTVVPRETDSRWKDINMERYVDETDILIVGGGPAGLSAAIQARKLAETYGKELRVTLVEKASTMGGHILSGACIDPIALNELFPNWKELGAPLKTPVTKDKFAFLTEKGRITIPIMKGMPMYNHGNYVVRLGHVVAWLGEQAEASGVELYPGYAAAEVLYHEDGSVKGIATNDVGIAKDGSPKDNFERGMELHAKCTIFAEGCHGHLTKQISKKLDLRKDCEPQTYGIGLKEIWEIDPKKHMPGTVEHTIGWPLNKNTYGGSFLYHLNEDTPLIAIGFVIGLDYSNPYLHPFKEFQRFKQHPSIRPVLEGGSRVAYGARALVEGGFQSIPKLQFPGGCLIGCTAGFLNVPKIKGTHNAMKSGMLAAESAVEAIIDSETNPSPTKGIEPKTYTDKVKNSWIYKELKAVRNMRPSFHTSLGVYGGLLYSGFSMLLGGREPWTLSHGGPDYKRLKQASECTPIEYPKPDNEVSFDLLSSVALTGTNHEADQPPHLTLADDTIPVTRNLKEFAGPEGRFCPAGE; encoded by the exons ATGGTTCGAGCGATATTTTACACATCGAATAGTC TACAGAGATGGCAATGGATTTTCCAAAGAGCCTATTCGcaagaaaaatttccaaaaattacaACGCATTACACGGTTGTACCCAGAGAAACAGATTCGAGATGGAAAG ATATAAACATGGAACGATATGTAGATGAAACAGACATCTTGATCGTTGGAGGTGGTCCAGCTGGACTATCAGCAGCGATTCAAGCACGAAAGCTAGCAGAGACCTATGGAAAAGAGCTTCGAGTTACACTTGTTGAGAAGGCTTCGACAATGGGAGGTCACATCCTCAGCGGAGCTTGTATAGATCCAATTGCTCTAAACGAACTGTTCCCAAATTGGAAGGAACTGGGTGCACCACTAAAAACTCCTGTTACCAAAGACAAATTTGCATTCCTCACTGAAAAGGGCAGGATAACGATACCAATTATGAAAGGAATGCCGATGTACAATCATGGAAACTATGTAGTCag aTTGGGCCATGTTGTAGCTTGGCTTGGAGAGCAAGCCGAAGCATCAGGGGTTGAGCTGTATCCTGGATACGCTGCAGCTGAAGTTCTCTACCACGAAGATGGTTCCGTGAAAGGAATAGCCACGAATGATGTTGGCATCGCCAAGGATGGTTCTCCGAAGGACAACTTTGAACGAGGAATGGAACTCCATGCAAAGTGCACAATCTTTGCTGAAGGTTGTCATGGACATCTCACGAAACAGATTTCGAAGAAACTGGACCTTCGAAAGGACTGCGAACCCCAGACTTATGGCATAGGATTAAAGGAG ATCTGGGAAATTGATCCGAAGAAGCACATGCCTGGCACGGTTGAGCATACAATTGGTTGGCCATTGAATAAGAACACTTACGGTGGTTCTTTCTTGTATCATCTCAATGAAGACACACCACTTATCGCCATAGGTTTTGTTATTGGATTGGATTACTCTAATCCTTACTTACACCCATTTAAGGAGTTTCAAAGATTCAAACAACATCCCAGTATTAGGCCTGTTCTTGAAGGAGGAAGCag AGTAGCGTATGGCGCAAGAGCTTTAGTAGAAGGGGGCTTTCAATCCATTCCTAAACTTCAGTTTCCTGGTGGATGTCTTATCGGTTGCACAGCAGGGTTTCTCAACGTTCCCAAAATTAAGGGAACGCACAATGCTATGAAGAGTGGCATGCTTGCAGCGGAGAGTGCTGTTGAGGCCATAATCGACTCAGAGACTAATCCTTCGCCTACGAAAGGCATAGAACCAAAGACTTATACAGATAAAGTAAAGAATAGTTGGATTTATAAGGAATTGAAAGCTGTGAGAAACATGAGGCCAAGCTTCCATACGAGCCTTGGTGTTTACGGAGGATTGCTGTATTCTGGTTTTTCTATGTTACTTGGTGGAAGGGAGCCTTGGACTTTATCTCATGGTG GTCCAGATTACAAAAGATTAAAACAGGCATCTGAATGCACACCGATAGAGTATCCAAAACCTGATAACGAAGTGTCCTTTGATTTGTTATCCTCTGTGGCTCTCACAGGGACAAATCACGAAGCAGATCAGCCTCCACATCTTACATTAGCTGACGATACAATCCCAgttacaagaaatttaaaggaaTTTGCTGGTCCGGAAGGTCGATTCTGTCCTGCCGGTGAGTAA
- the LOC128879205 gene encoding electron transfer flavoprotein-ubiquinone oxidoreductase, mitochondrial isoform X1: MVMLLIHITFYIHLCTLYLTTIGLNCFVIQFCKRYLRCIYFIRKFKLLFQVQRWQWIFQRAYSQEKFPKITTHYTVVPRETDSRWKDINMERYVDETDILIVGGGPAGLSAAIQARKLAETYGKELRVTLVEKASTMGGHILSGACIDPIALNELFPNWKELGAPLKTPVTKDKFAFLTEKGRITIPIMKGMPMYNHGNYVVRLGHVVAWLGEQAEASGVELYPGYAAAEVLYHEDGSVKGIATNDVGIAKDGSPKDNFERGMELHAKCTIFAEGCHGHLTKQISKKLDLRKDCEPQTYGIGLKEIWEIDPKKHMPGTVEHTIGWPLNKNTYGGSFLYHLNEDTPLIAIGFVIGLDYSNPYLHPFKEFQRFKQHPSIRPVLEGGSRVAYGARALVEGGFQSIPKLQFPGGCLIGCTAGFLNVPKIKGTHNAMKSGMLAAESAVEAIIDSETNPSPTKGIEPKTYTDKVKNSWIYKELKAVRNMRPSFHTSLGVYGGLLYSGFSMLLGGREPWTLSHGGPDYKRLKQASECTPIEYPKPDNEVSFDLLSSVALTGTNHEADQPPHLTLADDTIPVTRNLKEFAGPEGRFCPAGE; encoded by the exons atggtCATGTTACTTATACACATAacattttacattcatttatgTACTTTGTATTTAACTACTATTggattaaattgttttgttattcaattttgtaaacGTTATCTGAGATGTATATACTTCATTCGAAAATTTAAGCTACTTTTTCAAG TACAGAGATGGCAATGGATTTTCCAAAGAGCCTATTCGcaagaaaaatttccaaaaattacaACGCATTACACGGTTGTACCCAGAGAAACAGATTCGAGATGGAAAG ATATAAACATGGAACGATATGTAGATGAAACAGACATCTTGATCGTTGGAGGTGGTCCAGCTGGACTATCAGCAGCGATTCAAGCACGAAAGCTAGCAGAGACCTATGGAAAAGAGCTTCGAGTTACACTTGTTGAGAAGGCTTCGACAATGGGAGGTCACATCCTCAGCGGAGCTTGTATAGATCCAATTGCTCTAAACGAACTGTTCCCAAATTGGAAGGAACTGGGTGCACCACTAAAAACTCCTGTTACCAAAGACAAATTTGCATTCCTCACTGAAAAGGGCAGGATAACGATACCAATTATGAAAGGAATGCCGATGTACAATCATGGAAACTATGTAGTCag aTTGGGCCATGTTGTAGCTTGGCTTGGAGAGCAAGCCGAAGCATCAGGGGTTGAGCTGTATCCTGGATACGCTGCAGCTGAAGTTCTCTACCACGAAGATGGTTCCGTGAAAGGAATAGCCACGAATGATGTTGGCATCGCCAAGGATGGTTCTCCGAAGGACAACTTTGAACGAGGAATGGAACTCCATGCAAAGTGCACAATCTTTGCTGAAGGTTGTCATGGACATCTCACGAAACAGATTTCGAAGAAACTGGACCTTCGAAAGGACTGCGAACCCCAGACTTATGGCATAGGATTAAAGGAG ATCTGGGAAATTGATCCGAAGAAGCACATGCCTGGCACGGTTGAGCATACAATTGGTTGGCCATTGAATAAGAACACTTACGGTGGTTCTTTCTTGTATCATCTCAATGAAGACACACCACTTATCGCCATAGGTTTTGTTATTGGATTGGATTACTCTAATCCTTACTTACACCCATTTAAGGAGTTTCAAAGATTCAAACAACATCCCAGTATTAGGCCTGTTCTTGAAGGAGGAAGCag AGTAGCGTATGGCGCAAGAGCTTTAGTAGAAGGGGGCTTTCAATCCATTCCTAAACTTCAGTTTCCTGGTGGATGTCTTATCGGTTGCACAGCAGGGTTTCTCAACGTTCCCAAAATTAAGGGAACGCACAATGCTATGAAGAGTGGCATGCTTGCAGCGGAGAGTGCTGTTGAGGCCATAATCGACTCAGAGACTAATCCTTCGCCTACGAAAGGCATAGAACCAAAGACTTATACAGATAAAGTAAAGAATAGTTGGATTTATAAGGAATTGAAAGCTGTGAGAAACATGAGGCCAAGCTTCCATACGAGCCTTGGTGTTTACGGAGGATTGCTGTATTCTGGTTTTTCTATGTTACTTGGTGGAAGGGAGCCTTGGACTTTATCTCATGGTG GTCCAGATTACAAAAGATTAAAACAGGCATCTGAATGCACACCGATAGAGTATCCAAAACCTGATAACGAAGTGTCCTTTGATTTGTTATCCTCTGTGGCTCTCACAGGGACAAATCACGAAGCAGATCAGCCTCCACATCTTACATTAGCTGACGATACAATCCCAgttacaagaaatttaaaggaaTTTGCTGGTCCGGAAGGTCGATTCTGTCCTGCCGGTGAGTAA
- the LOC128879188 gene encoding antichymotrypsin-2-like isoform X1, whose product MEITMHFASLTVLNTFVVLASVQSINMASNSKNVYKDLSAACSRFTQTFHKELCVTSEGNIVTSPLSVHMILSLLSHGAKSETLDELSHGLFHSSRDSISEEYSSLLANLKELKNVELYIANAMYIQDGFELLAEFLAVGSDVYKSSISKLDFKHNIDAAEKINAWVEKATNNKIYNLVSSDDFDEYMKLVLVNAIYFNGYWLHKFDVKNTQSKTFHVTKTDKRFVPTMFIKSKYNYGEIQTLDSKFIEIPYMTEDIVMTIILPNEIDGLANVENNFSWEVIANANKSNTDVELYLPRFKIEFMVDLENTLRKLGLNRIFEDNANFSSISSIPLKVGKVLHKAVITVNEEGTEAAAATAVQMRLRRMIDMPEQFMVNRPFMFLIEYKPHNIPLFIGSVKDIGSNPKKDEL is encoded by the exons ATGGAAATAACAATGCACTTTGCATCGTTGACAG ttTTAAATACGTTTGTTGTGCTTGCATCAGTGCAGTCCATTAATATGGCTTCAAACagcaaaaatgtttacaaagaTTTGTCTGCCGCTTGCAGCAGATTTACACAAACTTTTCATAAA GAATTATGCGTTACCAGTGAAGGAAATATTGTTACTTCGCCATTAAGTGTCCACATGATATTGTCTCTGCTTTCGCATGGAGCGAAGTCTGAAACTTTGGATGAATTATCTCATGGGCTTTTTCATAGCAGCAGAGATTCTATAAGCGAAGAATATTCATCTTTACTTGCTAATTTAAAA GAGctgaaaaatgtagaattgTACATAGCAAATGCGATGTACATTCAGGATGGATTTGAATTGCTAGCAGAATTTTTGGCGGTAGGTTCAGATGTTTATAAATCTTCAATTTCGAAATTGGATTTCAAACATAATATAGATGCAGCGGAGAAAATCAATGCATGGGTTGAAAAagcaacaaataataaaatatataacctTGTGTCTTCag atGATTTTGACGAATATATGAAGTTGGTACTGGtaaatgcaatttattttaatggttATTGGTTGCACAAATTTGACGTGAAGAACACGCAAAGCAAAACATTCCATGTGACCAAAACTGATAAAAGATTTGTGCCGACaatgtttattaaatctaAGTATAATTATGGTGAAATACAAACGTTGGACTCAAAGTTTATAGAAATTCCATATATG actGAAGATATTGTAATGACGATAATATTACCAAACGAGATAGATGGACTTGCAAATGTAGAGAATAATTTCTCATGGGAAGTAATTGCAAACGCAAATAAATCGAACACTGATGTCGAATTGTATCTTCCAAGATTCAAGATAGAATTCATGGTAGACTTAGAGAATACTTTACGGAAg CTTGGCTTGAACCGCATTTTCGAagacaatgcaaatttcagCAGTATTTCAAGCATACCATTAAAGGTCGGCAAGGTTTTGCATAAAGCAGTAATAACAGTTAACGAAGAAGGTACAGAAGCTGCAGCTGCAACAG cGGTGCAAATGAGACTCAGACGGATGATCGACATGCCAGAACAGTTTATGGTCAATCGACCTTTTATGTTTCTAATCGAATATAAACCACACAACATACCACTTTTTATTGGAAGTGTGAAAGATATAGGAAGTAATCCTAAGAAAGACGAGCTTTGA
- the LOC128879188 gene encoding antichymotrypsin-2-like isoform X2: protein MINLFLTLLNTFVVLASVQSINMASNSKNVYKDLSAACSRFTQTFHKELCVTSEGNIVTSPLSVHMILSLLSHGAKSETLDELSHGLFHSSRDSISEEYSSLLANLKELKNVELYIANAMYIQDGFELLAEFLAVGSDVYKSSISKLDFKHNIDAAEKINAWVEKATNNKIYNLVSSDDFDEYMKLVLVNAIYFNGYWLHKFDVKNTQSKTFHVTKTDKRFVPTMFIKSKYNYGEIQTLDSKFIEIPYMTEDIVMTIILPNEIDGLANVENNFSWEVIANANKSNTDVELYLPRFKIEFMVDLENTLRKLGLNRIFEDNANFSSISSIPLKVGKVLHKAVITVNEEGTEAAAATAVQMRLRRMIDMPEQFMVNRPFMFLIEYKPHNIPLFIGSVKDIGSNPKKDEL from the exons atgattaatttatttttgacac ttTTAAATACGTTTGTTGTGCTTGCATCAGTGCAGTCCATTAATATGGCTTCAAACagcaaaaatgtttacaaagaTTTGTCTGCCGCTTGCAGCAGATTTACACAAACTTTTCATAAA GAATTATGCGTTACCAGTGAAGGAAATATTGTTACTTCGCCATTAAGTGTCCACATGATATTGTCTCTGCTTTCGCATGGAGCGAAGTCTGAAACTTTGGATGAATTATCTCATGGGCTTTTTCATAGCAGCAGAGATTCTATAAGCGAAGAATATTCATCTTTACTTGCTAATTTAAAA GAGctgaaaaatgtagaattgTACATAGCAAATGCGATGTACATTCAGGATGGATTTGAATTGCTAGCAGAATTTTTGGCGGTAGGTTCAGATGTTTATAAATCTTCAATTTCGAAATTGGATTTCAAACATAATATAGATGCAGCGGAGAAAATCAATGCATGGGTTGAAAAagcaacaaataataaaatatataacctTGTGTCTTCag atGATTTTGACGAATATATGAAGTTGGTACTGGtaaatgcaatttattttaatggttATTGGTTGCACAAATTTGACGTGAAGAACACGCAAAGCAAAACATTCCATGTGACCAAAACTGATAAAAGATTTGTGCCGACaatgtttattaaatctaAGTATAATTATGGTGAAATACAAACGTTGGACTCAAAGTTTATAGAAATTCCATATATG actGAAGATATTGTAATGACGATAATATTACCAAACGAGATAGATGGACTTGCAAATGTAGAGAATAATTTCTCATGGGAAGTAATTGCAAACGCAAATAAATCGAACACTGATGTCGAATTGTATCTTCCAAGATTCAAGATAGAATTCATGGTAGACTTAGAGAATACTTTACGGAAg CTTGGCTTGAACCGCATTTTCGAagacaatgcaaatttcagCAGTATTTCAAGCATACCATTAAAGGTCGGCAAGGTTTTGCATAAAGCAGTAATAACAGTTAACGAAGAAGGTACAGAAGCTGCAGCTGCAACAG cGGTGCAAATGAGACTCAGACGGATGATCGACATGCCAGAACAGTTTATGGTCAATCGACCTTTTATGTTTCTAATCGAATATAAACCACACAACATACCACTTTTTATTGGAAGTGTGAAAGATATAGGAAGTAATCCTAAGAAAGACGAGCTTTGA